Part of the Candidatus Methanogranum gryphiswaldense genome, AACTGTGAGAAGCTCGGCATATCTGCGATTTACACTTGAAGCATAAATTTCAACACACATCGGGAAAGATATCGCCACTAGAGGGTCCACATCATCTTTTAAAAATGATTTGACCTCTTTTATCACAACATCATAACCATCTAGAATTATGTCCTGCAGGATATCCTCTTTACCATCGAAGGTATTGTAAAGGCTGCCAGCACCAAATCCGGTCTCTTCAGAGATCATACGCATTGTAGTGCTATCATAACCTTTTTCCATAAAAAGTATGAATGCTGCTCTATCTACCTGCTTTCTAAGCTGATAGGAAGGACAGTTCTTAGCCCTGGCCCTAACTGTCTTTTTGTGTTCATTGGAAGGCTTCGCAGCTTTCTGCCTCATAAAAGAACGATTGCTCTTATATGATTTAAATATATAGAATACGGAACACTATGATACATCTGTCCGCGGGACGGACACGATGCCGTCCCGCGATGAATAGTTTTTCAAAGAAGAGTCTTTGCTTCTTCCGGAGAGATCTCCAACGCTTTCAACATATATTCGAGTGCCTTCTTTGCATACGGTGCTCTTGCTTTTGGATCCTCCATGATCTCACCATATGTTGCCATCACATTGTTGAAATATTCAATGGCAAATTCTGAATACAAAGAAGATTCCATGGATTCGTCGATCTGGGCCGCTTCTTTGTACGCTTTCTCTGCTTCGTCATACTTATTTATTGAAATGCAGAATAGACCATAAGATTGGTAATAATCTACCCTATCCCCATCTAATTCAATTGCTTTTTTGTATGCTTCCATTATCTCTTCAGGTGAGACTTTGGCACCAAACATACCCGATGCATAGTTTCCGCACTCGGCTTTGTAATACCAACACTCTGCGTTATTTGGATACTCTTCTACGAGTTTCTTGAACGCTGTGTATGCTTTTTTGAAATCTCCCTCGTCCATTGCCTTCATTCCTGCGGCAAGCTTCTTCTCAGGATTATCGGCTGCTGCCATTGTCATCATTTCTGTGATGTTTCCTCATATTTTAATTCCTTCTACGTGACTTTATATACAATCTTAATCAGACATTGACAATCCTTATCTAACTACAACACAATCATTGACGCATGATAGCGGATATCTGGTCAAAATTAAGTTCCGAACCCGATTTCAATGAGTTCAAAATTAAGGTGATCGCAGCGCCTAGCCCCGATATTCATACCATTTCCACCTGCAGAAAACTCTGCAGACAGAATAGATGCGGTTCTTTCAATAGAAATTGGGGATGCCCTCCCGGAGCCGGGACAGATGAGGACTGTCTCTGGTTGATCCACGAGTACCACAAAGCTGTTGTCATATCCCGCAAATTCGACGATGCAAACATGAAAGATCTTGATTTCATCGACAAAAGTGCGCACAGACATCAGGACATGATACGAAAAATGTCCACTGCCATGAAAAAAGCAGGATACAAAGATGTACTCCCATTATCGGATGGCGGATGCAAATATTGCGGCGAATGCTCATATCCTGATGAGCCTTGCAGGTTTCCTGATCAAATGATACCCTCTGTAAGCGGGTTCGGAATAATAATGGAAGAATATCTTGGATCACAAGGAATTGATTTCAAATTCGAAGATGACGCATTCACACTTTACGGGCTCATATTGTTCTAATCTCCGTTGTGGACACATTTATAACCAAGTCCTCCAATGCGTTCAGTAGGTCTGATCATGGATAGAGAGATCATCGAAAGAGTAGCGCGCGCAGCACATATAGCACTCACCGAAGAAGAACTCGCCAAGTACAGCCAGGACCTAACAGACATTCTGGATTATTTCAAAGTACTTGACGAAGCGCCCGATTTTAAAGGCTCCGGGGTGAATCCGGTAGAGATCGCTGACATCCTCAGAGAAGATGAACCTAGAATGGACATTGCCCCTGATGACCTCCTAAGAGACATGAACACCTATGACAATTACGTTAGGGGGCCCAGATTATCATGAACATGCAATCAGTACTATCATCGTTGGAAAAGACCAACCTAAGATACTCAATGTTCAACGATTTCCTGAAAAACGGAGAACAAGGAAACTCTAAATTCCTATTCTCCGCGAAGGATAACCTAACATCTAAGGATTTTGAAACTTGCAGTGGATCCAGGATCCTTGAAGGATATCATCCGGTTTTCGATGCCACGGCTATAGCTAAGATGCGTGAAGCCGGAGGCAAACTGATCGGTAAAACCAACATGGATGAATTTGGATTTGGAACGTTCTCAACAAATTCTGGATTTGGAATACCTCGAAACCCATTCGACCTCGAAAGATCATGCGGAGGTTCATCGGGTGGATCGGCATGTGCCGCAGCTGTCCTTGAAGACCATGTGTCCCTCGGAGTCTCGACGGGAGGATCGATCTGCTGTCCAGCAAGTTTCTGCGGCGTATATGGTATCGCACCCACTTACGGACGCGTATCCAGATACGGACTTATCGATTATGGTAACTCACTAGATAAGGTCGGATTGCTTTCCGCAAAAGCCTCTGACCTTTCAAAATATCTTCCAATAATATCCGGAATTGATGAAAAGGACCCGACATCATGCGTACAACCCAAACTAGACCTAAAAAAAGAAAAGATCCGCAACATCGCCATACCCAAGGAAGCGATCGATGGTCTCAGCAAAGATGTCATGACCGCATTCCAATCATCCATCGATACGCTTAAGGGAATGGACATTGATGTGAAATTCATTGAGATGCCAGCTTTGAAATATGCAATGCCTGCGTATTATGTCCTTGCCACCTCAGAAGCATCAACCAACCTTGCCAGATACGTGGGCATGAGATACGGACATCAAGACGGGGACCTCTCGCTGAAATTCGACGATTATTTTACATATTTCCGTTCCAAATATTTCGGAGACGAAGCAAAAAGAAGAATCCTCCTCGGAACATATACCAGAATGGCAGGATTCAGGGACAGATATTACGCAAAGGCCCTTAATGTAAGAATGTACGTTATCAACCAATACAAACAGATATTCAATGAATATGATGCTGTTTTAACACCGACCATGCCTTTTGTGTCTCCGAAATTCGAAGATATATCAAAGATGACACCGGTAGAAGCATACAAAGCAGATTACCTGACCGTTCCCGCGAACCTTGCTGGAACGCCTCATCTGTCTGTGCCTTGCGGATATGACGGCAACGGAATGCCGATAGGGATGCAATTCGTGACAGACCATTGGAAGGAAGACCTGCTTCTGACAATGGCTAACGAATGGGACCACACATTCGATATGAAAAGAGCAGAGGTGTCACTATGAAGATAGGATTGGAGATACATGTACAACTTCCGACCAGATCCAAGATGTTCTGTTCCTGCCCTACCACAGATGCTGATGCACCGAACACACATGTATGCCCAACATGTCTTGGTATGCCAGGTTCTAAACCTGTTCTTAACAAAAAAGTACTGGAATACGGAATAAAACTAGCTAAGATGTTAGGATGTACCATTGCAGACACAACATGGTTCTCGAGAAAGACATACTTCTATCCAGACATGAGCAAGAGCGTCCAAATAACACAATATGACAACCCCATCGGATATGGTGGGATGTATTATCTGAACGGTAGAACCCCAATAAGAATAACAAGGATCCATCTGGAAGAGGACCCTGGCAAGACAAAAAGGGTTGGTGAGTTGTCATCCCTCATAGATTATAACAGATCGGGAATACCGCTGGCTGAAATTGTCACAGAGCCTGATCTGAAAACGCCCGCGGAAGCGAGGGAATTCCTTGGACAATTGATCCAAGATATAAGGCATATTATCGATCTTCCGGGAGATGGTGAAAGAAGCATTCGCTGTGACTGCAACATCTCCATGGGCATCGAAAGATGCGAAGTTAAGAACGTTACTGGATTGAAAAATGTGGAACGCGCACTCACATTCGAGATGGTCAGACAGACAAAGATCCTAAAGGCCGGTGGAAAGATCGACCGCGAAACCAGACGTTTTGACGAGGAACGTGGCGTTACAATTTCTGTCAGAAAGAAAGAGTTCGAGGCTGATTACGGATATATAGACGAACCCGACCTCGGAATATATCACGTAAAGGAATTGGCCAACTCTATAAAAATAAAGGAAAGTCCCCTCAACCGGTCCGTAAGACTGTCTAAAGAATATGGACTGGATGAAAAAACTGCAAAACAGCTTATCGCCACATCGATGGAATTGACTGATCTTTTCGAAGAAGTCGCCAAAGCAACAGATGTGCAAACGGCCAAGACATGGATAGCGGGCGTTGTAAGTGCAAACTGGAAAGCATTCGAATGCCGCTGTTCCGAACATTTAGAACAAGATTCGACCAGGAACGGAATACTGGAAATAATATGCAAATACAAAGCTGGGGAAATAACAGATACGGAATGTTCACTGGAAATAAAGGCGTACATGACAGGCAAAGACCCGGAATCAGTACAGACTGAATCTTCCGACCTTGATTCAATAATCGGAGAATTCCTTATTGCGAACCCAGAAATAATAGAGGACTATCGTAAAAACGACAAGGCCATCAACAAAGTCATCGGATATGTAATGAAACGGGCTGGCGGCACGTATTCATCAACGGATGTTGTTTGTGCCGCTAAAAAATTGCTTCAGGAAAAAATTTGACCTTAAAAATATTTAGAATGAGATTACCGGGCCGTTGATAACGACCCGGCATTTATCTCATTGATCCTCGTCAGGCTCCCCTTCGAATTTACCTATGTCCAGGTCTTCTGATGCCAAAGATATTATCTGAAGCTCTTCCAACTTGCTATCATCGATCTTCTCAGGAGAACCGTCGAACAAAGACACTGCTCTCTTGTTCTTTGGGAAAGCAATGACATCACGAATGGACTCTCTGCCTAGAAGTATCGCTGTAAATCTATCGACACCCATGGCGATACCGCCATGAGGAGGAGCGCCATACCCGAGTGCTTCTATGAACCATCCAAAGTCCCTTTCGATCTTCTCGTCCGACATGCCAGTCTTCTTTAGTACAGCTCTCTGAAGTTCGGGATTGTGTATCCTTAATGATCCGGAACCAAGCTCGTTGCCGTTAAGGCATATGTCGAAGCATGCTCCGCCAACATAATCGTCATCCAGATCATTCTCTGGAAGAACGAACGGATGATGGAACGCGTCATATTTCCCGGAGACGGGGTCCACCTCGAACATAGGACAATCCACCATCCAGAAGAATTGGAATACATTTTCCGGAACAAGTCTGAGATCTTCCGCGATCTTCCGTCTGAGAACTCCTCCGCCCTCGTATGTGGCCTTCCAAGGTCCTGCAACTAAGAATATGAGGTCGCCTTCTTTGACGTTCATTGCGTACTTAATGTGCTCTAAAATCTCAGGAGTGAAGTACTTGGTGATATTACTGGTAAGAACACCGTTCTCGCATCTCATCCATGTGAGACCTCCGAGTTTGGCCTTGTTCTTCGCGAAATGAATGTAACGGTCGACCTCGTTCCTTCCGACCTTTGAACTATCCTTGCCCAGATTTATACCAGCAACGATCCCGCCGCTCTTGAGTATCCTCTGGAATATCTCATAGGGAACATCCCTTACAATATCCGTAAGCTTAACGAATTCGAGACCATACCTCATATCTGGCTTATCCGATCCGAATCTCTCCATCGCATCCTTATAGGCTATCCTGGGGAATGGCGTCTTAAGAACCTCATTGTAAAGTCCTTTCCAGATGTATGATATCAAACCCTCGATCATATTCTGTATGTCTTTCATATCAACAAAGGACATTTCCATATCGATCTGGGTAAATTCAGGCTGACGGTCCTTACGCGAATCCTCATCACGGAAGCATCTTGCCACTTGATAATAACGATCCATGCTTCCAACCATGAGCATCTGCTTGAACAGCTGTGGCGACTGAGGAAGAGCATAGAACTTCCCAGGATGGATCCTGGAAGGAACGACGTAATCCCTGGCACCTTCTGGAGTTGATCTTCCCAGAATAGGCGTCTCAATTTCCAGGAATCCGTTTTGCTCCAGATACTGTCTCATTAAATGAACGAATTTGCTTCTGAACTCTATGGCCTGGATCATTTCTGTCCTTCTTAGGTCCAGATACCTGTATTTCATTCTGGTGTCTTCATTTGGAAGAACACCTTCCTTTTGATCCCCGATCTCGAAAGGCGGGGATGCCGATCTGTTAAGAAGTTCAGCCTTTATGATCAGGACCTCTACCTCTCCTGTGGGGTTCCTAGCATCGTTTGTTCCCTCTACTCTTTTTCTGACCGTACCGTTTATCGATACCACCGACTCACGAGTGAAAGTCTTCATAACCTCAGATATCGAATTGACATCCGCCCCATTAGGAAGGTCCTCAGGATCGAAAACAATCTGAGTTATTCCATATCTGTCGGCGAGATCGATGAAAGCCACTCCACCATGATCTCTCGAGAATCTTACCCATCCTTGCAGACAGACCTCTTTACCGGCGTCTGAGAGTCTGAGTTCCCCACACGTGTTTGTTCTTCTCATTGCGGTACCTCAAAGGTATATACTACTCACGCGAAGAACAGCGCAATATAAAACCGTTGTTCTATTATCTGCGCTTATCAGACGTCCATTATGTCAGGCACGTAATCATTGGGGTCCTTTACGATACTTAACACGACTGAAGTATTGGTCTTAAGAACTCCTTTGAGAGAATTTATAGCTTTGACCGTAGAGGAAAACTCCTCACGATCCCGACATGATATCGTTACTATGCAATCCGCATCCCCTGTAACATCGTATATTGCCATGACCTGAGAGATCTCCTTTAGCTCCCTCTGGACCTCAACTACGTCCTCTGAATAAATGTGAACGATTCCCATGTACTCATAACCTAGATTCATATAGTCAACTTTTGCACGGTATCCTTTAATTACCCCTTTGCTCTCTAGATTCTTCACTCTCTGTATGAGTGTGGTCGGGTGTACACCTAATTGCTTTGCTATCTGCCTGTATGAACCTTGACTGGACATGCTCAAAAACCTTATGATGCGTCTGTCCAATTCATCGAATTCCTCGACCTTTACCATGCCTTTTTCGCCTAATTAGACAAATGTCTAATCGCATATTTATTACATGGGATTGCATTGACTTCCATAGATAATATGACAGAAGAGATCTTCAAACGCGACGGATATGTGTTCGAATTCGAAAGCAAGGTCATCTCAAAAAAAGGCGATCTTATTGAATTGGAAAGCACGGCCTTCTACCCTGGCGGGGGAGGTCAGATATGCGATACTGGAACAATACGTGGTGAAAAGGTCACAGAGGTCATATACGAAAACAACAGGATTCTTCACAGAGTGAAAAACAACAATCTCAATCCTGGTGATACGGTATGGTGTAGCGTAGATTGGGAAAGACGCTATGACCTAATGCAAGGACACACAGGGGAACACCTATTATTCTGTTCTTTGAAAAGACAAGACCCAGAACTTGAGATCACAAAGATATACATCTCATCTGAAAGCAAATACGTCATTGTAAATCATGACATAAGCTGGGATAAAATAAAAGAAGCAGTAAAGTTCGCCAATCAGGCCATACGCGATAACCTACCCGTCACAAAGACCCTGATGAACAGAGATGACCCAGATATATCAACTGTAAGAGTAAAGTTGGAACGTATCGAAGAGGAAGAGATATCTGTTGTCGCCATAGGTAACATTGATCTATCCGCTTGTAGTGGCATCCATGTCATGGAAACATCTGAATTGGAATTCCTTTTCGTAGATCGCAAAGTATCCGCAGGAAAGGACGGTGTCGCAATACACTTTAAGATTGGAAATGCAGCAAAGGATGCTGCCATTGAATTAGCGAACATATGCCTACAAGCCACTGAAGAAGCAGAAAGCAAACCAGAACTTTTAGTCCGTACGATATCAAATATCAAACAAGAGATAGAAACAGGCAGGGAGATGCTGAAAAATGCATCAAAACAACAACTGGCACACCTTAAACCCGAATCTTTGAATGGCGTTGATATTTACAGCGGAAAATTTTCTGCAGACAAGAAAATACTTACAGATGCAGCTGAAAATTACAAATCAAAAGGAAACATAGCGGCATTTGTTTCGGTCTCTGATTCTGTATCGATCATTCTAGCCTCGGGTAATCAAAATATAGATTGCAAAAAAATACTCTCTGAAATACTAACTGAATTCGGAGGTCGCGGTGGAGGGAAATCCGATTTCGCACAGGGTGGAATTGAGGATATTTCAAAAGCAGATGCCATACTTGAAAAAATGATAAAAACAATAAAATCCTCCCTATAAAACTTAATTAAGAGAACGACATTAGGTGATGTAACATGGTAGGAATGAAAGGCGTCAACCAACGCCAAATGCAGCAGGCAATGAAAAAAATGGGTATCAAACAATCCACCCTGAACGACGTGCAGGAAGTAATAATACGAACCAGGAATGACGAGATTGTCATAACCAATGCCGAAGTAGTGTGTGTGGACATGCAAGGTAGCAAAAGCTATCAGATATCGGGAACTGAAGAGACAAGACCACTTGGTTCCTACTGTACGACAAACAAATCATTCCCATCTGAGGACATAGATCTCATAATGTCCCAAACTGGCTGTAACAGAGAAAAAGCCGTTGCTGCCCTTGAAACGTGCGACGGACAACCGGCTGAAGCGATAATCAAAATAATGACGGAGTGATAACATGTGCTTGGCAATTCCAGGGAAAATAATCAAAATTGAGGGAGACCTTGCCGATATTGATTTCGGTGGCGTAATAAGACAAGCAAATGTCGCCATGGTGGAAGCGAAAGTAGGTCAATGGGCCGTCATTCATGCAGGTTTCGCCATTGAAATAATGGACGAGGAAGAAGCCCAAGACACAATAAAACTCTGGAATGAGGTTTTAGATAGCGATAAAATAACTTTTTGCTAAACTACTTAGATCAATAAATTTTACTTCATTACCGAAACCCTAATATACTGTCTGTGTATCGCTTGTTTTGGTCTGACGGCCATAGCAGCGGGGAAACACCCGGTCCCATTCCGAACCCGGAAGTAAAGTCCGCTCGCGTACCTTCCTGTACTGTATTGCGCAAGCATACGGGAACTTGGGCACGCTGTCAACCACTTTTATCTCTCTTCTTTATGCATAGCCCATTAATTGAAAAATGAGTTATTTTTAGACAAATGTCCACCACATCGAAATAAATTAAGATGTTTATCGTCTCACGTTTTCAACGTAATCATTCGTAAAAACTAACCATGATCCATATTGATAAAAATGGATCATTCTCATGATCTTCACATACAACCGAAATACTAATATACTATCTATGTATCGCTTGTTTTGGTCTGACGGCCATAGCAGCGGGGAAACACCCGGTCCCATTCCGAACCCGGAAGTAAAGTCCGCTCGCGTACCTTCCTGTACTGTATTGCGCAAGCATACGGGAACTTGGGCACGCTGTCAACCACTTTTCTCTTTCTTCTAAAATAAATTCTACATTTTATCAAACTTGAATCGGTATCATTAATACAATCCTTGTCTTATGGACGTACAATGATACTAATAAAACTGGGCGGTAGCATAATCACCGACAAGACCCAGTATAGGACCTTCAATAAGGATACCGTATCTAGACTGTGCAACGAAATAGCCGATTCCGATAAAGGAACCATAATTGTTCACGGTGCCGGATCATTCGGACATGTTCTTGCAAAACAATACGCCCTCCAAGACGGATTCATGAACTATGGTCAGGTTGCGGCAGTGGCAAAGGTCCAACATGATGTGAGAGAACTGAACTCGATGGTCATTGCAGAACTTCTAAAAGTAGGAATTCCTGCTGTTTCGATCCCACCTGGATCATGTTTCGTCATGGACGATGGAAAACTTGTTACAACTGATACTGAAGCCTTGAGATCTTTAGCGGCCATGGGCATAATGCCTGTAATGTTCGGAGATGTCGTCATGGATAGAAAAAAAGGATTCGGCATATGTTCTGGAGACCAACTTATGGAGATCCTCTGCGACCTTTTCAAACCAGAAAAAGTAATTTTTGTCTCAGATGTGGACGGACTTTATGACAAGGACCCAAAAAAACATCCAGATGCAAAGTTGATTGAATATGTCAGTGCAGATAAACTAAAGACGATTGACAGCAGTATAAGCGTTGATGATGTGACAGGCGGTGTCGGTGCGAAAATGGAAGCAATGCTAAGAATTAGCACTGATAAAAGGGAATGCGTTCTAGTGAACGGTTCGGTTCCCGGAAGATTGTATTCACTTTTGAAAGGAGATAAGGTCATCTCCACTACAGCTAGAGGCGGAATGAAATGATACCCCCCATAAAAGAAAGAAAAGCAGACCATATTGAGATCTGCCTCAACGAGAGGATCGCACCAGGATACTGTTACTGGGACGATGTAAAACTCTTACATAATGCACTTCCAGAATTGGATGCTGACAACATAGACATGACAGCGGATGTCATGGGATACGAACTCGAATTCCCACTTATAGTCACAGCAATAACTGGCGGATTCTCAGGAGCAAAAAAGATAAATGAGAATATCGCAAAAGCATGCTCTGAATTAGGGATAGGTATGGGCGTGGGAAGCGAACGCGCAGGCGTAAAAGGAATAGACCCAGAAAGTTATTCGGTCATAAAAGATTATGACCTTCCCCTTGTAATAGGAAATGTAGGGGCACCCCAACTCGTCCAACAAAAAAGTAAGGACAGATTCTACAAAGAAGATGTGGCCAAAGCAAAGGACCTTGTGGATGCGGACCTCATCGCCATTCATCTGAATTT contains:
- a CDS encoding Asp-tRNA(Asn)/Glu-tRNA(Gln) amidotransferase GatCAB subunit C; this translates as MRSVGLIMDREIIERVARAAHIALTEEELAKYSQDLTDILDYFKVLDEAPDFKGSGVNPVEIADILREDEPRMDIAPDDLLRDMNTYDNYVRGPRLS
- a CDS encoding TetR/AcrR family transcriptional regulator: MRQKAAKPSNEHKKTVRARAKNCPSYQLRKQVDRAAFILFMEKGYDSTTMRMISEETGFGAGSLYNTFDGKEDILQDIILDGYDVVIKEVKSFLKDDVDPLVAISFPMCVEIYASSVNRRYAELLTVAHHTWPVFNAMVDKTVEWELNYIKEFDKDVATEEMKNKLMINGAVLGRYVFQYYSEGPQDCTEGITNCLKTFCVLFDVPMDGIEEKVEGIISLFKTEMLLGLFDVKAYEG
- a CDS encoding alanyl-tRNA editing protein, which encodes MTEEIFKRDGYVFEFESKVISKKGDLIELESTAFYPGGGGQICDTGTIRGEKVTEVIYENNRILHRVKNNNLNPGDTVWCSVDWERRYDLMQGHTGEHLLFCSLKRQDPELEITKIYISSESKYVIVNHDISWDKIKEAVKFANQAIRDNLPVTKTLMNRDDPDISTVRVKLERIEEEEISVVAIGNIDLSACSGIHVMETSELEFLFVDRKVSAGKDGVAIHFKIGNAAKDAAIELANICLQATEEAESKPELLVRTISNIKQEIETGREMLKNASKQQLAHLKPESLNGVDIYSGKFSADKKILTDAAENYKSKGNIAAFVSVSDSVSIILASGNQNIDCKKILSEILTEFGGRGGGKSDFAQGGIEDISKADAILEKMIKTIKSSL
- a CDS encoding Asp-tRNA(Asn)/Glu-tRNA(Gln) amidotransferase subunit GatA, yielding MNMQSVLSSLEKTNLRYSMFNDFLKNGEQGNSKFLFSAKDNLTSKDFETCSGSRILEGYHPVFDATAIAKMREAGGKLIGKTNMDEFGFGTFSTNSGFGIPRNPFDLERSCGGSSGGSACAAAVLEDHVSLGVSTGGSICCPASFCGVYGIAPTYGRVSRYGLIDYGNSLDKVGLLSAKASDLSKYLPIISGIDEKDPTSCVQPKLDLKKEKIRNIAIPKEAIDGLSKDVMTAFQSSIDTLKGMDIDVKFIEMPALKYAMPAYYVLATSEASTNLARYVGMRYGHQDGDLSLKFDDYFTYFRSKYFGDEAKRRILLGTYTRMAGFRDRYYAKALNVRMYVINQYKQIFNEYDAVLTPTMPFVSPKFEDISKMTPVEAYKADYLTVPANLAGTPHLSVPCGYDGNGMPIGMQFVTDHWKEDLLLTMANEWDHTFDMKRAEVSL
- the gatB gene encoding Asp-tRNA(Asn)/Glu-tRNA(Gln) amidotransferase subunit GatB encodes the protein MKIGLEIHVQLPTRSKMFCSCPTTDADAPNTHVCPTCLGMPGSKPVLNKKVLEYGIKLAKMLGCTIADTTWFSRKTYFYPDMSKSVQITQYDNPIGYGGMYYLNGRTPIRITRIHLEEDPGKTKRVGELSSLIDYNRSGIPLAEIVTEPDLKTPAEAREFLGQLIQDIRHIIDLPGDGERSIRCDCNISMGIERCEVKNVTGLKNVERALTFEMVRQTKILKAGGKIDRETRRFDEERGVTISVRKKEFEADYGYIDEPDLGIYHVKELANSIKIKESPLNRSVRLSKEYGLDEKTAKQLIATSMELTDLFEEVAKATDVQTAKTWIAGVVSANWKAFECRCSEHLEQDSTRNGILEIICKYKAGEITDTECSLEIKAYMTGKDPESVQTESSDLDSIIGEFLIANPEIIEDYRKNDKAINKVIGYVMKRAGGTYSSTDVVCAAKKLLQEKI
- a CDS encoding isopentenyl phosphate kinase family protein, with the translated sequence MILIKLGGSIITDKTQYRTFNKDTVSRLCNEIADSDKGTIIVHGAGSFGHVLAKQYALQDGFMNYGQVAAVAKVQHDVRELNSMVIAELLKVGIPAVSIPPGSCFVMDDGKLVTTDTEALRSLAAMGIMPVMFGDVVMDRKKGFGICSGDQLMEILCDLFKPEKVIFVSDVDGLYDKDPKKHPDAKLIEYVSADKLKTIDSSISVDDVTGGVGAKMEAMLRISTDKRECVLVNGSVPGRLYSLLKGDKVISTTARGGMK
- the aspS gene encoding aspartate--tRNA ligase; the encoded protein is MRRTNTCGELRLSDAGKEVCLQGWVRFSRDHGGVAFIDLADRYGITQIVFDPEDLPNGADVNSISEVMKTFTRESVVSINGTVRKRVEGTNDARNPTGEVEVLIIKAELLNRSASPPFEIGDQKEGVLPNEDTRMKYRYLDLRRTEMIQAIEFRSKFVHLMRQYLEQNGFLEIETPILGRSTPEGARDYVVPSRIHPGKFYALPQSPQLFKQMLMVGSMDRYYQVARCFRDEDSRKDRQPEFTQIDMEMSFVDMKDIQNMIEGLISYIWKGLYNEVLKTPFPRIAYKDAMERFGSDKPDMRYGLEFVKLTDIVRDVPYEIFQRILKSGGIVAGINLGKDSSKVGRNEVDRYIHFAKNKAKLGGLTWMRCENGVLTSNITKYFTPEILEHIKYAMNVKEGDLIFLVAGPWKATYEGGGVLRRKIAEDLRLVPENVFQFFWMVDCPMFEVDPVSGKYDAFHHPFVLPENDLDDDYVGGACFDICLNGNELGSGSLRIHNPELQRAVLKKTGMSDEKIERDFGWFIEALGYGAPPHGGIAMGVDRFTAILLGRESIRDVIAFPKNKRAVSLFDGSPEKIDDSKLEELQIISLASEDLDIGKFEGEPDEDQ
- a CDS encoding Lrp/AsnC family transcriptional regulator, coding for MVKVEEFDELDRRIIRFLSMSSQGSYRQIAKQLGVHPTTLIQRVKNLESKGVIKGYRAKVDYMNLGYEYMGIVHIYSEDVVEVQRELKEISQVMAIYDVTGDADCIVTISCRDREEFSSTVKAINSLKGVLKTNTSVVLSIVKDPNDYVPDIMDV
- a CDS encoding DUF2284 domain-containing protein, with protein sequence MIADIWSKLSSEPDFNEFKIKVIAAPSPDIHTISTCRKLCRQNRCGSFNRNWGCPPGAGTDEDCLWLIHEYHKAVVISRKFDDANMKDLDFIDKSAHRHQDMIRKMSTAMKKAGYKDVLPLSDGGCKYCGECSYPDEPCRFPDQMIPSVSGFGIIMEEYLGSQGIDFKFEDDAFTLYGLILF
- a CDS encoding nascent polypeptide-associated complex protein, whose protein sequence is MVGMKGVNQRQMQQAMKKMGIKQSTLNDVQEVIIRTRNDEIVITNAEVVCVDMQGSKSYQISGTEETRPLGSYCTTNKSFPSEDIDLIMSQTGCNREKAVAALETCDGQPAEAIIKIMTE
- a CDS encoding HypC/HybG/HupF family hydrogenase formation chaperone, whose translation is MCLAIPGKIIKIEGDLADIDFGGVIRQANVAMVEAKVGQWAVIHAGFAIEIMDEEEAQDTIKLWNEVLDSDKITFC